A genomic region of Runella rosea contains the following coding sequences:
- a CDS encoding family 43 glycosylhydrolase — protein MKRMKVAALTTVVALLITQTVSAQVGRPFIHDPSTIAECDGKYYTFGTGGGGLISNDGWTWHGGGVRPGGGAAPDVIKLGDRYLVIYGATGGSPNHKGAILTMWNKTLDPKSPDFKYSEPIVVATSDGYEENDAIDPGVMLDPTTGRLWLTYGTYFGFTRLIELDPKTGKLKAGNKPVDVAIVCEASTLVYRDGWYYLLATHGSCCDGANSTYNVVVGRSKKITGPYLDNVGRSMLEGGGKMVVATRGGLIGPGHFGHIILEQGVEKMSIHYEADLAQSGRSVLGILPVVWKDGWPVAGEKFREGTYEIESVRRGYGLELAVDFTRMPNAPRGFNQPNNEPIKPVPAQQLADVQKTWPTGTINVRIGDYMSRPHQQWTITDAPDTTGYLGGPYYKIVLAGTDRALAATADAEVITVPAFTGAPEQLWRIDQLTDGTYRIMPKVVPNSGKKLALVSSGDSTPTLAEFDFNSDNSKWNFRAH, from the coding sequence ATGAAAAGAATGAAAGTAGCCGCCCTGACAACGGTAGTAGCTTTATTAATAACACAAACAGTATCAGCACAGGTTGGAAGACCCTTTATCCATGACCCCTCAACCATCGCTGAATGTGACGGCAAGTATTACACCTTCGGCACCGGCGGTGGCGGATTAATTTCCAACGATGGCTGGACATGGCACGGCGGCGGGGTGAGACCGGGGGGTGGGGCTGCTCCTGATGTCATCAAACTCGGGGATCGTTACCTTGTCATCTACGGCGCAACCGGCGGTTCACCCAACCACAAAGGGGCTATTTTGACCATGTGGAACAAGACATTGGACCCCAAGTCTCCTGACTTTAAATATTCTGAACCGATTGTCGTGGCAACGTCGGATGGCTACGAAGAAAACGACGCCATTGACCCCGGTGTGATGCTAGACCCTACTACCGGACGTCTTTGGCTAACCTACGGTACGTATTTTGGATTCACTCGTCTGATAGAATTAGACCCCAAAACGGGAAAACTAAAGGCAGGCAATAAACCCGTCGATGTAGCCATCGTATGCGAAGCCAGCACGTTGGTCTACCGTGACGGTTGGTACTACCTGCTGGCCACGCATGGCAGTTGCTGCGACGGAGCCAACTCTACCTACAATGTGGTGGTGGGTCGTTCAAAAAAAATAACTGGCCCTTACCTTGACAATGTCGGAAGAAGCATGTTGGAAGGTGGCGGTAAAATGGTGGTTGCTACCCGTGGAGGATTAATAGGCCCCGGGCATTTTGGACACATCATTTTGGAGCAGGGAGTTGAAAAAATGTCCATCCATTATGAAGCTGATCTGGCGCAAAGCGGTCGAAGTGTATTGGGTATCCTTCCGGTGGTTTGGAAAGATGGGTGGCCTGTGGCCGGAGAAAAGTTTAGAGAAGGCACGTATGAAATTGAATCCGTACGAAGAGGTTATGGATTGGAATTGGCCGTTGATTTTACCAGAATGCCAAACGCACCACGAGGATTTAACCAGCCCAATAATGAACCCATAAAACCCGTTCCGGCGCAGCAATTAGCCGATGTACAGAAAACCTGGCCCACCGGTACCATTAACGTAAGAATAGGCGACTACATGTCCCGTCCCCATCAACAATGGACGATTACGGATGCGCCTGATACAACAGGGTATCTGGGCGGACCGTACTATAAAATTGTATTGGCAGGAACCGATCGGGCATTAGCGGCCACGGCCGATGCAGAAGTAATCACCGTACCAGCATTTACAGGCGCGCCCGAACAGTTATGGCGCATCGATCAATTGACGGATGGTACCTACCGAATAATGCCTAAGGTTGTTCCCAATTCAGGCAAGAAGTTAGCGTTGGTCTCTTCAGGAGACAGCACCCCGACATTGGCAGAATTTGATTTCAACAGCGATAATTCTAAATGGAATTTTAGGGCTCACTAA
- the dnaB gene encoding replicative DNA helicase, which translates to MDNDKSYNFLQKKSLGNSSRPNPSNRWLESGTSMGKLPPQALELEEAVLGALMIEKDALNSVIDILKPDSFYKEAHQKIYNAIITLFTNSEPIDLLTVTTQLRQLGTLEVVGGAQYVTSLTTKINSAANIEYHARVVAQSAMKREMITVASKILQDAFEDTIDVFNLLDTVEQSLFKISESNIRKNYADMSTLMNEALKELERRREQKDGLTGVPSGFTQLDRLTSGWQPTELIILAARPAMGKTAFVVSSLRNAAVDFGMPVAIFSLEMSAVQLVNRMISAEAELDSEKLKKGNLAPHEWTQLHQRIDRLMRAPIFIDDTPALSILELRAKCRRLKQQHDIQMVVIDYLQLMQGDGGKGGGNREQEIASISRALKNLAKELNVPVIALSQLSRAVETRGGDKRPQLSDLRESGSIEQDADMVAFLYRPEYYGFTQDEAGNSVQGIGEVIVAKNRSGSLDTIQLRFIGKYTKFTDLDGYYSANSGNNAPLNTGSIPASFDTPAAAGGTFRSKANDLGAMNFPPPNPSEEPPF; encoded by the coding sequence ATGGACAACGATAAATCATACAATTTTCTTCAAAAAAAATCTCTTGGGAACAGTTCCCGCCCCAATCCTAGCAATCGTTGGCTGGAGAGTGGGACGAGTATGGGAAAATTGCCCCCACAAGCGTTGGAGTTAGAGGAGGCGGTACTGGGAGCTTTGATGATTGAGAAAGATGCGCTCAATTCGGTCATTGATATTTTAAAGCCGGATAGTTTCTACAAAGAAGCTCATCAAAAAATATACAATGCGATTATTACTCTTTTTACGAATTCCGAACCCATTGATTTGTTGACGGTTACGACCCAGTTACGTCAATTGGGTACGCTTGAAGTGGTAGGAGGAGCGCAATATGTAACGTCGTTGACGACGAAAATTAACTCGGCGGCCAACATCGAATATCATGCTCGCGTGGTTGCCCAATCGGCCATGAAGCGCGAGATGATTACGGTGGCCTCCAAGATTTTACAGGACGCATTTGAAGATACCATCGACGTTTTTAACCTTCTAGATACCGTCGAGCAGTCGCTGTTTAAGATTTCAGAGTCGAATATCAGGAAAAACTACGCCGACATGAGTACGCTCATGAACGAGGCGTTGAAAGAACTCGAACGTCGCCGCGAACAAAAGGACGGTTTGACGGGGGTTCCTTCTGGTTTTACACAATTGGACCGCTTAACTTCGGGCTGGCAACCTACCGAATTAATCATTTTGGCGGCACGCCCTGCCATGGGTAAAACCGCTTTCGTGGTTTCGTCGCTTCGCAACGCCGCCGTTGATTTTGGGATGCCAGTAGCCATTTTTTCGCTGGAAATGTCGGCCGTACAGCTGGTTAATCGTATGATTTCGGCCGAAGCGGAGCTTGATAGCGAAAAACTTAAAAAAGGAAATCTTGCCCCCCATGAATGGACGCAGTTGCACCAACGTATCGACCGCTTGATGCGGGCGCCCATTTTTATTGATGATACTCCTGCGCTTTCTATCTTGGAACTACGCGCCAAATGCCGCCGCCTCAAGCAGCAGCACGACATACAGATGGTTGTGATTGACTACTTGCAGTTGATGCAGGGCGACGGAGGTAAAGGCGGTGGAAACCGTGAACAGGAAATTGCGTCTATTTCGCGGGCTCTCAAGAACTTAGCCAAAGAATTAAATGTGCCCGTGATTGCGCTGTCGCAGTTGAGTCGTGCGGTTGAGACCCGGGGCGGAGATAAGCGACCGCAACTGTCCGATTTACGTGAATCAGGCTCTATTGAGCAGGATGCCGACATGGTGGCTTTCCTTTATCGGCCTGAATACTACGGATTTACGCAAGATGAAGCGGGCAATTCGGTACAGGGTATTGGTGAGGTGATTGTGGCGAAAAACCGTAGTGGTTCGTTGGACACTATTCAATTGCGCTTTATCGGTAAATACACCAAATTTACTGATTTGGACGGCTATTATTCGGCCAACTCTGGTAATAATGCCCCGCTGAACACGGGTAGTATTCCTGCCTCTTTTGATACTCCTGCTGCTGCCGGAGGAACATTTCGAAGCAAAGCCAACGATTTGGGCGCGATGAACTTCCCGCCGCCAAATCCTTCGGAAGAACCTCCTTTCTAG
- a CDS encoding homoserine O-acetyltransferase family protein: MAVTLFKYPYTFPLELGGELAGFQLAYTTHGTRNADSSNVLWICHALTGSSDPTDWWDGLVGPGLHYDPKDWFIICVNVLGSHYGSTNALSINTKTKAPYFQSFPDITIRDNIYAFELLREHLGIDHIHTLAGGSLGGQQALEWAIIKPDLIENLVLIATNALHSPWGIAFNESQRMAIKADPTWQEARPDAGIEGMKVARSIALLSYRNYDTYDFTQARDSNEQTDHFRAATYQQYQGDKLAHRFNAFSYWTLSRMMDLHNVGRNRPSVTNALSQVKAHTLVVGISSDILFQPSEQKFLARHIPDAEYQEIDSLYGHDGFLIEYKQLKQILQAWETKGIPQGR; encoded by the coding sequence TTGGCAGTTACTTTATTCAAATATCCTTACACGTTTCCTTTGGAACTGGGCGGCGAACTGGCAGGCTTCCAATTGGCGTACACTACCCACGGCACCCGCAACGCCGACAGCAGCAATGTTTTATGGATTTGCCACGCCCTCACGGGCAGCTCTGACCCCACCGATTGGTGGGATGGGTTGGTAGGCCCTGGGCTTCATTATGACCCCAAGGATTGGTTTATTATATGCGTAAACGTACTCGGCTCGCATTACGGCTCCACCAATGCCCTGAGTATCAACACCAAAACAAAAGCGCCTTACTTTCAAAGCTTTCCTGACATCACCATTCGGGACAACATCTACGCTTTTGAACTCCTGCGTGAACACCTCGGTATTGACCACATTCATACTTTGGCCGGCGGCTCTTTGGGCGGACAACAAGCCCTCGAATGGGCCATCATCAAACCCGATTTAATCGAAAATCTGGTCCTGATTGCCACCAATGCCCTCCACTCACCGTGGGGAATTGCGTTCAATGAATCGCAGCGCATGGCCATCAAAGCCGACCCCACTTGGCAGGAAGCCCGCCCCGACGCAGGCATCGAAGGCATGAAAGTAGCGCGCTCCATTGCACTGCTGTCGTACCGCAATTATGACACCTACGACTTTACCCAAGCCCGCGACAGCAACGAACAAACCGATCATTTTCGGGCGGCTACGTATCAGCAATACCAAGGCGATAAATTGGCCCACCGCTTCAATGCGTTTTCTTACTGGACGCTCTCACGCATGATGGATTTGCACAACGTGGGCCGCAACCGTCCGAGCGTTACCAATGCGCTCTCGCAAGTAAAAGCGCATACGCTGGTGGTGGGCATCAGTTCGGATATTTTATTCCAACCCAGTGAGCAAAAATTTCTCGCCCGACACATTCCTGATGCTGAGTACCAAGAAATTGACTCACTCTACGGTCACGACGGTTTTTTGATTGAATACAAGCAATTGAAGCAGATTTTACAAGCTTGGGAAACCAAAGGAATCCCGCAAGGACGTTAA
- a CDS encoding aminopeptidase: MLKKALLAVLLVLVILGIIYRELISYGYMQAKGQVSILFNTRPVSEVLQDPTLPDSLKQRLKLIGEIKKFAIDSLGLDSSGSYTEFYDQGGKPILWVLTACEKFQMKPKQWSFPIIGTFAYKGFFDTTRAHTEEKTLLEAGFDTQINEVSAWSTLGFFKDPILSSMLYRGEGSLANLIIHEMTHGTLFVKDNLELNENLASFVGDYGAVRFMEAKYGKNAPQLERYEFRKRYNDALSQHIVRGANQLDSLYKKFAPSLATSLKDSLKTAKIQHIVQSSDTLLRGLVGKKYPWRGKKLPNNAFFIGYLTYHSQQNQFNKEFNERFKGNFRAYLSYLKTKYPTSF; this comes from the coding sequence ATGCTCAAAAAAGCCCTCCTTGCTGTTTTACTTGTACTCGTCATCCTCGGCATCATCTATCGAGAACTAATCAGTTACGGATACATGCAGGCCAAGGGCCAGGTGAGCATTTTGTTCAACACCCGCCCAGTCTCGGAAGTTTTGCAGGACCCTACCCTCCCCGACTCGCTCAAACAGCGGCTAAAACTCATCGGTGAAATCAAAAAATTTGCGATTGATTCGCTGGGTTTGGATTCTTCGGGCAGTTATACCGAATTTTATGACCAAGGGGGCAAACCCATTTTATGGGTGCTTACCGCCTGTGAAAAATTCCAAATGAAGCCCAAGCAATGGAGCTTTCCCATCATCGGGACGTTTGCTTACAAAGGTTTTTTTGATACCACCCGCGCCCACACCGAAGAGAAAACGCTACTAGAAGCAGGATTTGACACCCAAATCAACGAAGTATCGGCTTGGAGTACGTTGGGGTTTTTCAAAGACCCGATTTTATCTTCCATGCTCTACCGTGGCGAAGGCAGTCTGGCCAACCTCATCATCCATGAAATGACCCACGGCACGCTATTTGTGAAGGATAATCTCGAATTAAATGAAAATCTGGCAAGCTTCGTCGGCGACTACGGGGCGGTGCGATTTATGGAAGCAAAATACGGAAAAAACGCTCCGCAGCTTGAACGTTATGAATTTCGAAAACGCTACAACGACGCGCTCAGTCAGCACATAGTACGCGGGGCTAACCAATTGGACAGCCTTTATAAAAAGTTTGCGCCTTCACTTGCTACATCCCTCAAAGACAGCCTCAAAACGGCAAAAATCCAGCATATTGTCCAAAGTTCAGATACGCTTTTGCGGGGATTGGTTGGCAAAAAATACCCGTGGCGCGGCAAGAAACTACCCAACAACGCGTTTTTTATCGGGTACCTTACGTACCATTCTCAACAAAATCAGTTCAATAAAGAATTTAACGAAAGGTTTAAGGGTAATTTTCGTGCATATCTTTCGTACTTAAAAACGAAGTATCCTACCTCCTTTTAG
- a CDS encoding glycosyltransferase family 9 protein, with amino-acid sequence MDVSALKALWVHRFRKYTYILGEYAGALGVIVRFLILKISLKGRRKMVAILRTEHFGDIVAAEPIVRQVRALIPNAYIVWIVRPVFKELVERHPEIDRVWAQPSVLQRILVCESGVFEQVYNLEFWQSNRDSVSEDVHVNRVAAQKDITVFNYFEKGNLLSIFQQCAALPIVDDVPKVFINDADRTRVEALQLPKKLVVIHCSSNYPAKDWSVENWNKLVNWLMHEKGYYVAEIGLKNVVDSTDAHYLNLCGQFSILQTAEIIRRARFFIGIDSGPAHLANAVGTFGILLFGQLNNFDTYMPYSGHYQNGTKALLIREPGKTCAELDYTLVRGEIETIFDRIPEAASVL; translated from the coding sequence ATGGATGTTTCTGCTTTAAAGGCCCTTTGGGTTCATCGTTTTCGTAAATACACTTACATTTTGGGTGAATACGCGGGGGCATTGGGCGTAATTGTACGTTTCCTGATTCTTAAGATTTCGTTGAAAGGACGTAGAAAAATGGTGGCTATTTTGCGGACTGAGCATTTTGGTGACATTGTGGCCGCCGAGCCAATTGTCCGTCAAGTGCGGGCGCTTATCCCCAATGCTTACATCGTTTGGATTGTGCGGCCTGTATTTAAAGAATTGGTGGAAAGACACCCTGAAATTGATAGGGTATGGGCACAACCTTCTGTTTTACAGCGGATATTGGTGTGTGAGTCAGGTGTTTTTGAGCAGGTATATAACCTAGAATTTTGGCAGAGTAACCGAGATTCCGTAAGTGAGGATGTGCACGTCAACCGTGTGGCGGCACAAAAAGACATTACCGTTTTTAACTATTTCGAGAAAGGAAACCTGCTCTCCATTTTTCAGCAGTGTGCAGCATTACCCATTGTCGATGATGTGCCAAAAGTGTTTATCAACGATGCTGACCGCACGCGGGTAGAGGCGTTGCAATTGCCCAAAAAACTGGTTGTCATTCATTGCAGTTCTAACTATCCCGCCAAAGATTGGTCGGTAGAGAACTGGAATAAACTTGTCAACTGGTTAATGCACGAAAAAGGGTATTATGTAGCCGAAATCGGCTTAAAAAATGTCGTTGACAGTACGGATGCTCACTATTTGAATTTGTGTGGGCAATTTTCCATTTTGCAAACTGCCGAAATCATTCGACGCGCCCGATTTTTTATTGGTATCGACAGTGGTCCCGCGCATTTGGCCAATGCCGTTGGCACTTTTGGGATATTATTGTTTGGGCAGTTAAACAACTTTGATACTTACATGCCTTACTCGGGCCATTATCAAAATGGTACAAAAGCCCTGCTGATTCGGGAGCCGGGTAAGACTTGTGCAGAGTTGGATTACACATTGGTCAGAGGAGAGATTGAAACAATTTTTGACCGAATTCCCGAGGCAGCATCTGTTTTGTAG
- a CDS encoding acetylxylan esterase has translation MNNKLKPLFLVIIFVVLSGLQISTLAQGPGPGQRIPLPPIPIKGDTTHTLSKHFTPASAAAKTTDAKGFIQRWLVLEPVKKDIVRNNIFTDNYLKTTFSTDNFSGDYTTVPKNGETVKVGNQELKWYALDSKAFNFNLYHFTYALNKPKYGILVWLVTVINCPEEIKNVRMAAGCNSGSMWWLNGQEALLLSGDRDMIADNGTSARLTLKKGKNIVRGAVINGPGMANFCVRFLDEKGAPVKNLSISYE, from the coding sequence ATGAACAACAAACTCAAGCCCTTGTTTTTGGTTATCATTTTTGTCGTTTTATCAGGATTACAAATAAGTACTTTGGCACAGGGCCCAGGTCCGGGACAAAGAATACCCCTCCCTCCCATACCGATAAAAGGCGATACGACCCATACCCTTTCCAAACACTTCACGCCCGCCTCTGCCGCCGCAAAAACAACGGATGCCAAGGGGTTTATTCAACGTTGGCTGGTGCTAGAACCGGTCAAAAAAGATATTGTCAGGAATAATATTTTCACCGACAACTACCTCAAAACAACATTTTCTACCGATAATTTTTCGGGCGATTATACCACCGTTCCCAAAAATGGTGAAACGGTAAAAGTGGGAAATCAGGAACTGAAATGGTATGCGTTGGACAGCAAGGCGTTCAACTTTAATTTATACCATTTTACCTACGCCCTTAACAAACCCAAATACGGCATACTTGTCTGGCTAGTTACGGTCATCAATTGTCCCGAAGAAATCAAAAACGTTAGGATGGCTGCCGGATGCAATTCAGGAAGCATGTGGTGGCTGAATGGTCAGGAAGCATTGCTGCTTTCAGGCGACAGGGATATGATTGCCGATAATGGCACCTCTGCACGGTTAACGCTAAAAAAGGGAAAGAACATCGTCCGTGGGGCGGTAATAAACGGACCGGGGATGGCTAATTTCTGTGTTCGTTTTTTAGATGAAAAAGGAGCGCCCGTAAAAAACCTCAGTATCAGTTACGAATAA
- a CDS encoding DUF423 domain-containing protein: MSTKFFLQSGAILGALGVAIGAFGAHALRPTLEASGRMDTFETAVKYQFYHALALVLISILLQNVALTSAKWYHWAGYSFLGGVIVFSGSLYTICFTGIKAFGAVAPIGGTLMIVGWVLLFLGATKQ; the protein is encoded by the coding sequence ATGTCAACTAAATTTTTTCTGCAGTCGGGGGCCATTTTAGGCGCGTTGGGCGTCGCCATAGGTGCTTTTGGCGCTCACGCCCTCCGACCCACACTCGAAGCCTCTGGGCGAATGGACACTTTTGAAACGGCCGTGAAGTATCAATTTTACCACGCATTAGCGCTCGTACTTATTAGCATTTTGCTCCAAAATGTGGCACTTACTTCTGCCAAGTGGTACCATTGGGCTGGCTATTCATTTTTGGGCGGTGTCATTGTTTTTTCAGGCTCTCTTTACACTATTTGCTTTACAGGCATCAAAGCATTTGGCGCCGTGGCGCCCATTGGCGGCACCCTCATGATTGTGGGCTGGGTATTGCTTTTTCTGGGGGCAACGAAGCAATAA
- a CDS encoding DUF721 domain-containing protein gives MVYRFKKENAARRPGVTTVGDAINKMLEIYRLRGKFDESSVKVYWEKLVGKEIASRTSDIYVKDKVLFLRLDSAPLANELVIAKRKLIQSLNDSFGYELITDIVFI, from the coding sequence ATGGTTTACCGTTTTAAAAAAGAAAATGCAGCCCGCCGTCCGGGGGTGACTACCGTGGGCGATGCCATCAATAAAATGTTGGAAATTTACCGTCTGCGCGGGAAATTTGATGAGTCGTCGGTGAAAGTGTACTGGGAAAAACTGGTGGGCAAAGAGATTGCTTCGCGTACTTCAGATATTTACGTAAAAGACAAAGTCCTGTTTCTTCGACTGGACTCGGCCCCTCTGGCCAACGAATTGGTGATTGCCAAACGCAAACTCATCCAATCCCTCAACGACTCCTTTGGTTATGAATTAATTACCGATATTGTGTTTATTTGA
- a CDS encoding DUF3108 domain-containing protein, giving the protein MLRRSVIALWVLLILPAFHAKDSYRRVAQTSFGVGEHFEYRVHYGIFNAADAVVDVSPQIQYVNGRPCYKISIVGTTLGAFSWFAKVRDEWQSWMDTSAIVSQKFYRNIQENNYRKVETTLFNHATDDAVVTDENGSKKFDVPNHIQDAISGYFYLRTLDFNKLQPNDVVDVPTFLESSVYKLKVKYRGKDTIKTKFGKIKALKLTPLMPDNQLFKGENSIRIWVSDDANKVPIKVEVDLWVGSLVMEVRSFRGARNNFNWY; this is encoded by the coding sequence ATGCTTCGACGCAGTGTCATAGCCTTATGGGTGTTGCTGATTTTACCGGCTTTTCATGCCAAAGATTCTTATCGCCGAGTGGCTCAAACTAGCTTTGGCGTAGGGGAGCATTTTGAATATCGTGTTCATTACGGCATTTTCAATGCGGCAGATGCCGTGGTAGACGTAAGCCCTCAAATTCAGTACGTTAACGGTAGACCTTGCTATAAAATAAGCATTGTGGGCACCACACTCGGGGCCTTCAGTTGGTTTGCCAAAGTACGTGATGAATGGCAATCATGGATGGATACCTCTGCCATTGTATCGCAGAAATTTTACCGGAATATTCAGGAAAATAATTACCGAAAAGTAGAAACAACCCTTTTCAATCACGCCACCGACGATGCCGTGGTGACCGACGAAAACGGCAGCAAAAAGTTTGACGTTCCCAATCATATTCAGGATGCCATCAGCGGGTATTTTTATTTGAGAACGTTAGATTTCAACAAATTACAACCCAACGACGTCGTCGATGTTCCTACTTTTCTGGAATCTTCGGTCTATAAATTAAAAGTAAAATACCGCGGCAAAGACACAATTAAGACCAAATTCGGAAAAATAAAGGCATTAAAACTAACACCTCTTATGCCTGACAATCAACTATTTAAAGGCGAAAATTCAATCCGAATTTGGGTTTCCGATGATGCCAACAAGGTTCCCATTAAGGTGGAGGTCGACCTTTGGGTCGGTTCGTTGGTCATGGAGGTTCGGTCTTTCAGGGGTGCCCGCAACAACTTCAACTGGTACTGA
- a CDS encoding HlyD family efflux transporter periplasmic adaptor subunit, with protein sequence MWIKDNQHVQRGQLLAYLESTASHREVLTLEKQLETLAQWVQAQRFEALASFHPGDFRQLGELQADYQTFMQQFSETATLFANGYLLQKTNFLHAELTDLQQNRAQLTEQLDIQKKELALAEKEFEMHRTLFAGKVIAPVEYNREERNYLAKQLPLKQLEMSLTGNRTAQTQKQKELAELSKQANDQKAQFTQAISTFRSAIGAWKARFLLTAPKDGRVTFAALWQEDQTVKNDEILFHIGASQKNYFGEAHIPQTNTGKVKPGQRVLVKFQSYPYEQFGIVEGKVQHIASIPSSDSTFRAIISLPKGLQTSSHKTLPFKNGLNASAEIVTEDLRVAERMFYEVKRLINRP encoded by the coding sequence GTGTGGATTAAAGATAATCAGCACGTGCAGCGGGGGCAGTTGTTGGCCTATTTGGAAAGCACAGCTTCGCACCGCGAAGTATTGACGCTGGAGAAACAACTGGAAACCTTGGCCCAGTGGGTACAAGCACAACGTTTTGAAGCCCTTGCTTCTTTCCACCCCGGAGACTTTCGTCAACTGGGGGAGTTACAGGCCGACTATCAAACATTTATGCAACAGTTTTCCGAGACCGCTACGCTTTTTGCCAATGGCTACCTCCTCCAAAAAACCAATTTCTTACACGCCGAACTGACCGATTTACAACAAAACCGTGCCCAATTGACGGAGCAGCTTGACATTCAAAAAAAGGAACTTGCTTTGGCCGAAAAAGAATTTGAAATGCATCGAACACTCTTTGCGGGAAAAGTGATTGCCCCCGTAGAATACAACCGCGAGGAACGAAATTACTTGGCCAAACAATTGCCCTTGAAGCAACTAGAAATGAGCCTCACTGGCAATCGAACCGCACAAACCCAAAAACAAAAAGAATTGGCTGAACTCAGCAAACAGGCCAACGACCAAAAAGCACAATTTACCCAAGCAATCAGCACATTTCGGTCGGCAATTGGAGCATGGAAAGCCCGTTTTTTGCTCACCGCCCCCAAAGATGGGCGCGTGACTTTTGCGGCACTTTGGCAGGAAGACCAGACCGTTAAAAATGACGAGATTCTGTTTCACATTGGAGCTTCGCAGAAAAACTATTTTGGGGAGGCGCACATCCCTCAAACCAATACAGGAAAAGTCAAGCCCGGACAGCGGGTATTGGTGAAGTTTCAGAGCTATCCGTATGAGCAATTCGGAATCGTCGAAGGAAAAGTTCAACATATTGCCAGCATCCCCTCCTCCGACAGCACCTTTAGGGCCATCATCTCTTTGCCCAAAGGGTTACAGACCTCTTCGCACAAAACGCTTCCGTTCAAAAATGGATTAAATGCCTCTGCCGAAATCGTCACTGAAGATTTACGTGTGGCCGAACGGATGTTTTACGAAGTAAAAAGGCTCATCAACAGGCCATAA